Proteins from a genomic interval of Lolium perenne isolate Kyuss_39 chromosome 1, Kyuss_2.0, whole genome shotgun sequence:
- the LOC127347614 gene encoding CRM-domain containing factor CFM9, mitochondrial yields the protein MWALRGLRRNLPRAASGPLHGRCAPSISSARFEAARRGGDEAAASAAARGGGDEAAASASATAGAGVLCRRLMSTSKGRSMRSKVEKRMAKETGRTQRELRRAVKLRKKLMTEDERLIYSMRRAKKKVALLLQKLKKYELPDLPAPRHDPELLTAEQLQAYKKIGFRNRNYVPVGVRGVFGGVVQNMHMHWKFHETVQVCCDNFPKEKIKEMASMLTRLSGGIVVNIHNTKTIIMFRGRNYRQPKNLIPFNTLTKRKALFKARYEQALESQKLNIKKIETNLRRKGINPEDPVAMASIQRVASTFFRAIDEQQGTPYVFRGDNQPPAGTTELKEPHDHPSEDSDQEELDHFIAEIESAAEKQWEEEEAAEKEETSRLQYRYREEMGERRGFSRSYDNSDGDDRSQGRYRRDNNSNKWTTDKRRWDDDSDIEASGEDLDDRRGFSRSYDNPDAEDRSQGRYRRDNNNNNNKRTSDSRRWDDDTEASGEDWDSDDGRDNAVGFDNERGAPDEHPRRFESMRPERSRSSHTQNYTPGASRGSSQTPKRSVTVSDDSEDDDSDTENDDVWGSDYKEETSSRAQKVNFSNYESSSSSEEEGTSDNWKRSGSTGQMKKNTDEDWDSD from the exons ATGTGGGCGCTGAGAGGCCTCCGCCGAAACCTCCCGAGGGCAGCCTCCGGGCCGCTCCACGGGAGGTGCGCCCCATCGATAAGCTCCGCTCGCTTCGAGGCGGCGAGGAGAGGAGGGGACGAGGCGGCGGCCTCCGCGGCGGCAAGGGGAGGAGGGGACGAGGCGGCGGCCTCCGCGtcggcgacggcgggcgcgggAGTGCTGTGCCGGCGGCTGATGTCGACGAGCAAAGGGAGGAGCATGCGGAGCAAGGTGGAGAAGCGAATGGCGAAGGAGACCGGCCGCACGCAGCGGGAGCTGCGCCGCGCCGTCAAGCTCAGGAAGAAGCTCATGACCGAAGACGAGAGGCTCATCTACAGCATGCGGAGG GCCAAGAAAAAAGTTGCTTTACTTCTACAAAAGCTCAAGAAGTACGAGCTACCAGACCTGCCAGCTCCTCGTCATGATCCAGAGCTTTTAACAGCTGAGCAGCTACAGGCTTACAAGAAGATTGGATTCAGAAATAGAAACTATGTCCctgttggagttcgtggagtctTTGGAGGTGTTGTTCAAAACATGCATATGCACTGGAAATTCCATGAGACGGTACAAGTTTGCTGTGACAACTTTCCAAAGGAAAAAATTAAGGAAATGGCATCAATGCTAACAAGATTGAGTGGTGGTATAGTGGTTAACATTCACAATACCAAAACAATTATCATGTTTCGAGGAAGGAACTACCGTCAACCAAAGAACCTCATACCTTTTAACACGCTTACCAAAAGGAAG GCTTTATTCAAGGCTAGATATGAGCAGGCTCTTGAGTCTCAAAAACTAAATATCAAGAAAATAGAGACAAACCTTCGTCGCAAAGGTATCAACCCAGAGGACCCAGTTGCAATGGCCAGTATCCAGCGAGTTGCCTCGACATTCTTTAGAGCCATAGATGAGCAGCAGGGTACTCCCTACGTCTTCCGTGGAGATAATCAACCTCCTGCCGGGACTACTGAATTAAAAGAACCGCATGATCATCCATCTGAGGATAGCGACCAGGAGGAGCTTGACCACTTCATTGCAGAAATAGAGAGTGCAGCAGAGAAACAATGGGAGGAAGAGGAGGCAGCAGAGAAGGAAGAAACTTCAAGGCTGCAATATCGCTACAGAGAAGAGATGGGTGAGCGGAGGGGTTTCAGTAGAAGCTATGACAACTCAGATGGTGATGATAGAAGCCAGGGAAGATACAGGAGAGATAACAACAGCAATAAATGGACAACTGATAAGAGGAGATGGGATGATGATAGTGACATAGAAGCGTCAGGCGAGGATTTGGATGATCGCAGGGGTTTCAGTAGAAGCTACGACAACCCAGATGCCGAGGATAGAAGCCAGGGAAGATACAGGAGAGATAACAATAACAATAACAATAAAAGGACATCAGATTCAAGGAGGTGGGATGATGATACTGAGGCGTCAGGTGAGGACTGGGACTCTGATGATGGCAGGGATAATGCAGTTGGGTTTGACAATGAGAGGGGTGCACCTGATGAACATCCTCGGCGATTTGAAAGCATGAGACCTGAGAGGAGCAGATCTAGTCACACGCAGAACTACACGCCTGGGGCCTCCAGAGGTTCCAGTCAGACTCCAAAAAGATCAGTTACTGTTTCTGATGACAGTGAGGATGACGATTCGGACACTGAAAATGACGATGTGTGGGGATCGGATTACAAGGAAGAGACTAGCTCAAGAGCCCAAAAGGTGAATTTCTCTAATTAcgagagcagcagcagcagtgAGGAGGAGGGTACCAGTGACAATTGGAAGCGCAGCGGCAGTACCGGCCAGATGAAGAAAAATACTGATGAGGACTGGGACAGTGACTGA
- the LOC127347597 gene encoding VIN3-like protein 1, with protein sequence MSKSTPVKASKNVELKKQSAAVLPIANGHGSKKEAVNGEDTGHDVKCTSTWICRNLACKAVITSEDSFCKRCSCCICHQFDDNKDPSLWLVCASENDDKQCCGSSCHIECAFRHKRVGCFDIGKIIHLDGSYSCASCGKVSGILSYWRRQLVVAKEARRVDILCHRIYVSYRLLKGTSCHKELHDIIENAKAKLECEVGPLDGMSAKMARGIVSRLSGGSDILKLCSLAIQRADEWLSSPDLHLRDSLPAACRFRFEDIASSSLVIILKETKVASSDTIKGYKLWHWKSREQPNMDEPVILSKDQRKILVYNLATCTEYSFRVISFTDDGILGHSEAKCYTGSNELLTNRATQNAMAICLQKQRRDGNQASKSSGFRIRDVGRILRRAWAEEGYFEDVYEGSCDRSATEAEQQEDSEQGHMLSGACRRLQFNTFSVPDLNVEAPMPMDIDSSPDKCHDLNNGLLKSNGSGGSEACAAARSAELPAVESRPGGKAKQRHDVHNASCEQDGVLAICRQKQLQKRPTELDEDYEHCVKVIRSLECEGHIETDFRMKFLTWLSLRSTENEHRVVSTFIKTLNKEPSCLAEQLVDSFGEIVNCKRPKTGLCNELCHLDKR encoded by the exons ATGTCCAAATCTACACCTGTTAAAGCAAGCAAGAATGTTGAATTGAAGAAACAATCTGCAGCCGTCTTACCAATAGCAAATGGCCATGGTAGTAAGAAGGAAGCGGTTAATGGAGAGGATACTGGCCATGATGTCAAATGCACTAGCACTTGGATCTGTAGAAATTTGGCCTGCAAAGCTGTTATAACATCTGAAGATTCTTTCTGCAAGAGGTGCTCATGTTGTATTTGCCATCAGTTTGATGACAATAAGGATCCTAGTCTATGGTTGGTTTGTGCATCTGAAAATGATGACAAACAGTGTTGTGGTTCTTCTTGCCATATTGAGTGTGCCTTCCGACACAAGAGGGTGGGATGCTTTGATATAGGGAAAATTATTCATCTTGATGGGAGTTATTCTTGTGCTTCATGTGGGAAGGTTTCtggaatactaag TTATTGGAGAAGGCAACTAGTGGTTGCAAAAGAGGCTCGTCGAGTAGATATTCTCTGCCATCGCATTTATGTCAGTTATCGGCTATTGAAGGGGACGAGCTGTCATAAAGAATTGCATGACATTATTGAAAATGCAAAAGCAAAACTCGAATGTGAGGTTGGTCCACTTGATGGAATGTCGGCAAAGATGGCACGTGGTATTGTAAGCAGGTTGTCTGGTGGTAGTGATATACTGAAACTTTGCTCTCTAGCAATTCAAAGAGCTGATGAGTGGTTGAGTTCTCCAGATTTGCATCTTCGAG ATTCATTACCTGCTGCGTGCAGATTCAGATTTGAAGACATTGCATCTTCTTCCCTTGTTATCATCTTAAAGGAAACTAAAGTAGCATCATCGGACACCATCAAAGGTTATAAGCTATGGCACTGGAAGAGCAGAGAGCAACCAAACATGGATGAGCCTGTAATTTTGTCGAAAGATCAACGAAAAATACTTGTTTATAACCTTGCTACATGCACAGAGTATTCCTTTAGAGTTATATCATTCACAGATGATGGGATCCTTGGGCATTCTGAAGCTAAATGTTATACTGGGAGCAACGAGCTACTTACCAATCGTGCGACGCAGAATGCAATGGCTATATGCCTGCAGAAGCAGAGAAGAGATGGGAACCAGGCTTCTAAGTCCAGTGGATTCAGGATCCGAGATGTTGGAAGGATCTTGCGTCGAGCTTGGGCTGAAGAAGGCTATTTTGAGGATGTGTATGAAGGTTCTTGTGACAGAAGTGCCACAGAAGCAGAGCAACAAGAAGACAGTGAACAGGGTCATATGTTATCTGGTGCTTGTCGCAGGCTTCAGTTCAATACATTTTCTGTTCCTGACCTAAATGTCGAGGCGCCCATGCCCATGGACATAGACTCTTCCCCTGACAAGTGCCATGATTTAAATAACGGACTTCTAAAATCAAATGGCAGTGGTGGCTCTGAGGCTTGTGCAGCAGCCAGGAGTGCGGAACTGCCTGCTGTTGAATCTCGTCCAGGGGGCAAGGCAAAGCAACGCCATGATGTGCATAATGCAAGCTGTGAGCAGGATGGAGTTTTGGCCATCTGCCGCCAAAAACAACTTCAGAAAAGACCTACAGAGTTGGATGAGGACTACGAGCACTGCGTGAAGGTGATACGGTCGTTGGAGTGCGAGGGACACATAGAGACTGATTTCCGAATGAAGTTTTTGACTTGGCTGAGTCTAAGGTCGACGGAGAATGAACATAGGGTCGTCAGCACATTCATCAAAACACTAAATAAGGAACCAAGTTGCCTGGCTGAGCAGCTTGTTGATTCTTTTGGAGAAATTGTAAACTGCAAGAGACCGAAAACAGGTCTCTGCAATGAGCTATGCCATTTGGACAAAAGATAA